Genomic window (Drosophila sulfurigaster albostrigata strain 15112-1811.04 chromosome 2R, ASM2355843v2, whole genome shotgun sequence):
tcattttcttttttcgttatgttatttactttgcttgttttgctttcttttcacagttttatttgtatttaatccTTTTTATCCTGTGGCGACAGCGACTAAGGTTCCTCGGTGACACACGGTTGTTAAATAGCAACTAATTGTGGCGCTCTCACTTTAACAACTTGACCTTCGGGCAATTTTCTCGCATCGCGATGACGCCCTGATCGGGCaccaattaacaaaaattgattagatttttgtttttaaaaaaagcCAAGTGCTTTATTCAGGAGTTGGATTAGAACTAACTTAAACATTGGAGTGCATTGGCACTGGCGATGCATGGCTATGGGTTTTGGTAATGTGTGGCCTTAACTTACACATAGTTaagtgtatgtatatatatgtatgtaagtcgCTTAATTGTCAACCTTAACCTACCTAAGAGCTCATGGTGAAGGGGCGATATGATGatactacaatatacatatatctttataaataaatatacacagCGCGCACCTGTTTAGATGCAAAATGCTGATctgaataattttttgtttaacccCTACTCTGCCGTTCTACAACAAAACAGcgatttactttaattttttaattaacgtttgtatttagatttttaggtgagtttttaattttgttttctgttcttttcAAGTagatatacccgctacccatagggtattataactttgtgccggcaggaaatgtatgtaacaggtagaaggaggcatctccgaccctataaagtatatatattcttgatcagcatcaacagccgagacgatctagccatgtccgtctgtgtgtctgtctgtctgtccgtctgtccgtatgaacacctagatctcagagactataagagatagagcaataattcTCGACAGCCTTTGttgtttgcacacagatcaagtttgtctcaaatttttaccacgcccacttccgcctccacaaatcaaaaaaatcgaataacaagcgtaattttaaagctagagttaattttggtatatacaataataattgtagtagttatgattcctgaaaatttggttgcgatcagataaacattattaaagaaatacttttgtatgggcaaaaatgcctacttactaggggtctcagttgctttggctgataatctggtatattgtgccatCTATGGTATACATATTTTGAGCGCGgtgctatatcgatataccattcggtatatttgtagtatttttgtagtatatttggtatatttagagaataataccgtaaaatatattgcttttattcaaaatgggtagcgggtatctcacagtcgagtacacttgACTGTATGTTAGCTTTCTTAATCATTATCATTTTTGATGCGTTGATTCATTTTGTAATAATCGAATACTCTAGTTATAATACGAATCATAAATTAACGAGTAGTAAGTAAGCACAGCGAAACGGTCAGCAGACAAATAAAGTTCTCAAACCCCAAAATAGGCAGTCAGCGTAATGccaaatttgttattgtttcagtttatggtCAACGACAATTCGAGCTCGATCGATCAATCTGCTACCACTAATGAATGCATTGCAAGGAATATGTCGCATGAAAAGTGATCTCGGAGTGGGCCTGGTGTCGCCGCACTGACTCACCAGTCGGGCTCCTACTCCTGGCTCAGCGTTGGCTGCGTCGTCTGAcgtttgttggtgttgctccGGCTGGTGGTGCTCCGTCCCTCGTCGCTCGTCGTTGCTACTGTCCTGTGCGTCGCCTCACTGCGACGGTTGTCTGCACTCGGGCTTCTGTCCAGCGGCGATTGTTGCCGTTGGGtgattttaaaaaagaaaacgcgcGTTTCAACCAGCAAAGGAAATCGAACAGCACTATTTTTTTGAACCGTTCCAACCTCGTTGTCAAATCAACTCCGCGATCAAGAAAAATCCACATTCCAAATCTCCAGTGAAAAAAATTGACGTTCTCCTTTACTCTCATCTTTAACAGGAGGAGCAACGTAAAACTCCCTCCCTTCCCTTGAGTTACCATTCATATCACCTAATTTCGGCATGCGTTATATCGATAACCCCCCCAACACTGCTGGCACAAACGATATCtaatagcctatttccactacactcagttttttttaggtttttcaAAGTCCCGTTTCGGGGTTTCTATTGGCACGAACCGAAAAATATGGGCAACGGTAAATTTCTCAATATGGCCGCTCTGAAATGTCAGCTGTTCAAAGCACGAGTTGGCGAACAATTCAAAAAACAGCACGCGCATTtctaaaatggaaatttttcttaaattgcaaGATTTTTATGAgtattttggcaaaaattttggctcatctaaaatataaaaaaaaaagcaaaataaaatttttacttttctattttcatacctTGGCGCTTTTGTTGCCTAgtctagtatttaaatttttcataaaatatggtcacacatattttttttaacaaatggtTCTGTTCCACCagacataaattttgtatcagttAGAAATTAAACCATGACTAGCACTGGAAAATATCGCATACAGTCGATTTGCGATGTTTCGtgtcaattgagaaaatatgtatgcgccaATGTAAGGTCCATCACTACGTAAACAGTTATATATTGTGAATCTCAATTTGTGATTCAGCCAAATTTCTAAGCGAAGAAGAACTTTCCATAGTACCTCTAATAAAAACCtttgaaaatttatacaatGGTGATCCTGATATAATATCCCAATGGAACCAACTCTTTAAATCagggaaaataaaaagatattCGTAAATTTTGGACAGACATTGAAAGTAAGAAAAAGGTGTTGACGAACCGCTTTTTAGGAGCTTAATAGAATTCATAAACAACTTGATGTCTGGTGCTGCAGAACGaaagtttttttaaatttcttataaatttctaaattgccaaataaatttgaatttaagacACTAAATAACATAATTGTATTGCAAggaattgattgattgtaaAGACCTTCACTATGTTTGGTCTACAAAAGActgttcatttttaaaaattaactaagatagtataaaatttgattcatTATTATTCGAGTGAAAGTtctgtttttgatttatttatgtttgaaaagtataattgattaaatagaagttctgtttttgttttcttctatatagtaaatactatactataatttgaaaaaaaaaaatgaaatatgaaataataaaagataatttaaaaaaacgttaacaaaatatagtattaaaaaataccgaaaaaagaTTGgtggtacatttttgctaaaattggtGAATTTTTTCAAGCTTTCCAGCTTTGCTTGGCATTCAACTTGAAATATGCCACGCCAGGAAAATGCTGCTCAAGTTGGAAGGTTGGATTGCGGCTGATGAAATAATCTTGTGTTCCAAACCGTCTTATCCAagatagtcgagcacactcgactgtgagataccacctacccattttcaataaaagcaaaatattgcggtattattctcaaaatataccgaaaatacagTAAAACGATTTCCTacaaaaattttgcaaaaaagtttttatacccgctacctatagggtagaaggttattataactttgtgccggcaggaaatgtatgtaacaggtagaaggaggcatctccgaccctataaagtatatatattcttgatcagcgtcaatagccgagacgatgccatgtccgtctgtgtgtctgtccgtctgtgtgtctgtccgtatgaaacactggatctcagagactataagagatagagctataatttttttcgacagcatttgttatgtttgcacgcagatcaagtttgtttaaaatttttgccacgcccacttccgcccccgcaaatcaaaaaaatcgaataacaagcgtaattttaaagttagagttccgaattttggtatatatataatatatatatatatataataactatatatatatatataataactactatagtagttatgatttctaaaaatttggttgcgatcagataaaaattgtcgaagttattaaagaaatacttttgtatgggcaaaaacgcctacttactaggggtcttagttgctttgactgacaatctggtatattgtgccgtctatggtatatttcgaatacagtactatgtcgatataccaaatataccatgtggtatatttttagtatttttgcagtatagttggtatattttgagaaaatatcgcaaaatatatttcttttattcaaaatgggtagcgggtatctcacagtcgagtacactcgactgtagctttcttacttgttataatttaaattatattttttgtttacactttGTACTaagtcaaaacaaaaaatgtagtGTATTATAACGTTCTTCAGTAATTTCaatcttttaaataaagaaattgttttatttgactAGCTTGGCTGACAGGAGATGTTTGTAGCAGGCAGGAGCGTTCTCCGACCCTCTGCAAACAGCTGTTAACACATTCCTTTTCATCCGATGTTGATCTCTATTAGTTTTCATTCATGCTTAAAAAACTGACGATAAGTTTCACCTAAATTACGTTGGAGTTTTGTCATcttaagtttaagtttaatttgCGATGCAAGGCCGACTTCAAAATGCttcaatgaataataataagaatataaagaaaaatggtTATATTGCTTAGTAAATATTTCCTAATGTACAACcgaccaaaacaaaaattggtTAACTGATATCAGTAACAATTTTActcattaaaatgaatacataagtatgtacaCATATGTATTGTTTATCTACTTCAGCTTGCTGAAAAGACTGTGCGCCACACAATGATCCAACTCGGCGACATAGTCGAAAAGTTCCTCAACACAggtttctgttgtttttgagCGGCCGTTCACGCGATCATTGCATTCCTGGTATTTGTTGTACAAGGATTCAATGTGACCCTTAGTTTGGCAAGATTcctatgcaaaaaaaaatgtggtgaaaattgaaaataaagttaGTTCACCGTCTGCCCAAATAAGTACTTACTCTAAGCGCACTTTGCGGGTCAACTAATTCCGCTTCCTCGTCATCTGCCCTCACAACGGGAAGTCCGAAAGATTTCCAGAATGCCATTTTCTTGTCAGCtgcaaatgtaatttatattaacaCTCTAGGCAAATTCGAATGTACTGTTTTATTATGCGTACAAATACGCATGTGtaagtttataatttttgacaTTTAAGGATAAGAAGATGAATAAAAAATGCTAATAAAAGCAATGCAAACCGTAATGACATGTTAGAAAATGCGGACTAGTAAGAAATTAAGgagaaacaaattaaaacctTTAGTGAATAGTAGCTGTGATGCAACCACGACGGATCGAATACTAGTAGCGTTGCCAGACAGTAGCATTTGCAATAATAGGCACTTCTCCCAAGCCAATAATTTTAGCACGCCGTCATTAGACGATTACATACAACGATATTTAcagaaacttaaaaataatctaatacaaaataaaatgtttactaAACTGTGCTAAACATCTACTAAAATAAAAGGGATGCAAATTTACGATATACCggtatactaaaataaatctCATGCtggtattaactttaattttgtttacatcatttttgttttacatatattattttttttttttttaattttgatgcATAACTTAAGTGAAGAATATACCTTTTTAccctcaatttttttttaaataaaactcaataaaatattactaGGTAGGCACTGTATATTAGGTAGActtgtttaataaaaacagTATATTGAAACATCTAAAGACGGTCACACTGATTAGACCTCgttttttctgtgtattttttattggACTGACAAAGTGCTTTATATGTTGTTATAATTTGGGATTTCTTGAATCTTTTGATGGCATAATTACAATGAGCGTTGTTTAGGATTTCCAAACGATTTCCAACAATTGGAATGTCGCAATCTTTAGAAGGAAACTGAAATAACTTGATTTTATATCACCGCATGCATCTCTCttcaatacacacatactgtGTCCATAGTGTGTGTCGTCCGCCAACATCGTCTTCAGTCTTTAACAAAAGTAAGTGTAGAATTGTCTGGAGCGTTGATTTGATTTACTCAATTCAATTGTGCACAGTAAGCGTTCAGTTCGTTTAGGAATGcaattacaacatttttttttctatctgTAGGAACACTTTCGATACATTTCGTAAACGTGGCCACAGAACAACTAAGCTATGGAATCCAGTAACAATACCTTGTATTTCACGAACGGAGAGCGAGAGCGGGAGCCTACGTCTGGTGATCAGCAGGCACAAGTTAGTATTCAAGGCTATAGGGATGCTGGCGGGACAGGATTTCAGACACGAATGCATCGCAACTTTAAACTGCTGGCGGATCCACAACTTCTAAAATGTGGCTCTAAACTATATCGCTACGATGGTATGGTTCCTGGAGATCCCACATATCCGACAATCACTCCCCGAGATCCTCGGAATCCTCTTATTCGGATTAGAGCTAAGCCCGTCGAGCCCATAATGTTGATTGTACCACGGTATTTATTAATAGTtgcaacttttcatttttttccgtcatctaattttatattgttgttcACAGCTTTGTAATAGATGCGGATTATGTTGGCCAGCCACCAGCTATTGAAGTGACGGTAATCAATCTCAACGATAATATCGATAAACAGTTTCTGTCCAGCCTTTTAGACAAATGCGGATCCACCGATGAAATCATTATATATCATCATCCGACTACAAACAAGCATTTGGGCATTGCACGAATTGTTTTTGAGAGCACTAAGGGAGCTCGACAATTTGTCGAGAAATACAATCAAAAGTCGGTGATGGGAAAAGTAAGTTTTGCAGAATTCAGTTAGGCGCATCAGTTATGAACTATCTCCGTTTCTCACCAACACACAGATATTAAATGTATTCTGCGATCCATTTGGCGCTATCTTGAAGAAATCGATTGAAAATTTAACGAATCCTCCCAACAATCAAACAAGATCTCACATTGACGCAACACAAGCTGTTTTATCATCAAAGGATCTTGAATATGTTGAAAAGAACGATGCAAATGTTATATGTGGAAGTAGCTACAATGCATTTAAAAGGAATGACGGTTTTGCAGGTGAAATCGATGGAGATCAGCGACATAGGGATCGGGAACGAGAACGATTGTTCAACGATCGCACATTACATTCCGTAGATAGAGCTTATGACCGAGAACGTGTTATACGAACTGCGAATAAATATAGCAGCAGTTCGCGTCATGGTCGACATTTCTTTGCTAGACGGTCACGTGAACGAAGTCCAGAGTCATCAAACGGCAGGGAACGATTATACAaaagagacaaagagagagatcGTGAACGGGAACGAGACGCAAGGACATACGATTATTCTCGATCAAAGGGACGGGATAAGTTTCGAGATCACAATAGATCGAGAGATCGGTCGAGGGATCGAATGCGGGAGAGAAGAGATCATCGCTTAAGTTCATCAAAGGAATGTGATTACCGCGAACGAGATCGTGATCGATCTTTCGCCATTGACGGCGAAAAGGATCGCAATAAACGCTACGCAAGTAGTGAATTTACAGAAGATACAAATAGCGCCTATAAGAATCAACACTATTATTCTAGCATTTCGGCATCAAATTCAATCGCGTCTGATAATTATGGATATAGTCaatattgttttgctttaccTGACAACAATCAATCATGGACAAGCTCGATGACGATGAGAAGATGGCCCTTGGCACCCCAGCCAGATTCAAATCCTGCGCCGCcacctcctccacctccaGAGGAAGAAGAGAATTGGGATGAACCACTGCCGCAGCCATCACAAGCGTTGTCATTCTCATTTCACACAAAGGAAAACTCATATTCATCGGAGTCGGATGTTATAAAATCTATGTCTCCAAAACGTTTAAATAACAGTGCAACAACTCACAATCAAGAGACATTAGGGGAATCCGATGTAAATACAGAAAACGTCGATTTGGACACGCGCATTGCTTTGATATTCAAAGGGAAGACCTTCGGAAATGCACCACCATTTCTTCAAATGGATAGCAGTGATTCTGAAACggataaaacaaaagttgaagAACAAATTGAGGCTGTGGAGTCACAGCAGTGTGATTCGAATAgttcacacacaaacacaaaaaagattTTTGAGAAAAATGTGATGGTTCTGCAGAATGGCGCTAGTGATATATCGAGTGACGACgatattttgattaaaaaggATATAGTAGTTGTTAAAACTCTCATACATAAATCTGAAGGGAACgttgataataatgatgataataTGTCTTTGTCTAGCTTATCGTCGCATGAGGACACTACAAAGAAGCCAACAGAAGAACCAACAAATCagcaaaatactaaagtaatGCTTGCTGTTGGATACACtgaaacaaattcaaatcagAACAATTGTAGTTATTATCACCATTCCGCATATGGAGGATATGGACATTACCCAACTGCGTCGGGATTAACTGGCAAGTATTTCTCAAATACGGCCGCTTACATGCAATCATCATCATACCTACCTGGAGTAGTAAGTACTGCTGATGCCTTTCATTTAGATCCCTATGTGCAAACTTATGGTTATACGCATCCGGATCAAAATGATGAATtcaaacaaaatgtgaaaaaagtCACGAATTTCATAGTAGAGGAGCTCAAGCAAATCCTAAAGAGAGATGTAAACAAGCGTATGATTGAAATGACGGCTTTTAAAAATTTCGAATCTTGGTGGGATGATAAAACGGAGAAAGCGCGTTCAAAACTCTTACCAACCACTACAGGTGCTGCTGATTCGGTTACACCTAGTATCACTAATAATCAACTTGACACGCGTGTTGCTAATGAGAAGCCGCCTAATATCAACACAATAATCAATAATACTCAACGGGAGATACAAGATTATCAATCATTTTCTAGTATTGGAATCCGTGCAGCTATGCCAAAATTGCCATCGTTTCGACGAGTTCCAAAACATCCTAGTCCTGTTCCAGATAAATTGGAAAGAGACCTTAGTGATCAAGAAGAAATGGTCCAACGATCTGATTCCGAAAAAGAAGATTCAAATATTGGCAATTCTGATGctcaaaatatgaatttaaaaggGCGAACTTTgcaaagaaattcaaataaattgcgCTTGTCGCAATCCAGTATACGTTTGAAGAGAAAAGGAAGTGCCTCAAGTTTTTTTTCATCATCcacatcatcgtcatcaaaTAGCGATGCTGAAAATGATGTGGACGAAATTGCTGGCGGCACTGAAATCGATAAAAGCAGCGATGATGAAAGCTTCGATGATGATTTTCCATCATTATCCCATTCAAATGAAAGGGACAAACTATCAAAAAAGCGTatccaaaatttaaaaaatgttgacgGCAATTTGCAAAATGATTATTCCGACTCAGATGAAGATAATAACCAACCCAATAATCGAATTCAAACTGCAAAGCGAAGTCGAATGaaaaaaattgatatatattCCGAcaccgatgatgatgaaaatgaTCCAAATACGGAAAAACTACGATTAATTACTTCCGTATCGAATGTAATGTCAGCTATACCATCAGATCTTGAAGATATTAGCAAAGATAGTTGTTTTGGCATCGACGAAATTGCCATAGCCAGCAAGACCGATGATAAAATCGATAATGAGTTCCGTCGCTCACCTGCTCCAGTTCCACCACCCGATTACAACGAGGAAACCGTACCAAACTCAAACGCTATATCCGCACAAGCACAAAAACCTCTTTTTGAATACGATCGTATTTATAGTGACAGTGAGGAAGAACGCGAATATCAAGAGAAGAGGCGCAGAAACACAGAGTATATGGCACAAATCGAAAGAGAATTTTTAgaagagcaaaagaaaaatgctaAGGATCAAAATCCTCCCTCGTTAAGTATGGATCTAAAACTTGAGGTTGACATGAAGATGTCATCAATGGAAATGCCCCCAACACCAGATATTTCGAAACTACCTCCAACACCAGGagcgaaattaaaaatagatttgGAAGACGATGTATTGACAATCTATACAAAGAAGCTGCGAGATACTGATACTGACAAAAACTGCGATAGCTTGTGTAGACAAGACCATATAAGAAATGCTGAACTCGACGGTGAAAACGGAACTAAAGATTTAAATTCAGCTCAATCGAAAAGTTTGCAACATATAAATGGCAAACAATCACCTGCTTCTTCTTCGGACAGTGGCTCGAGTCAGGCTTCACAGGCCAGTCAAGTTGCTCTTGAGCATTGTTATTCATTACCACCTCAAGCACAAACCGACTCAGCCCGTAATGTTGAAGCCAAGATTAAAAAGGCAGAAGTTACAGCCCACATTTCGCGGCCAGGTCCAGGAAGGCCACGTAAAGACTCTGCTCgtgctcaaaaaaaaagaaaggaaattACAGGGCGACAAACGAATAAAAAGGTGGATACGGATGGCAGTATGAAAACAACACTTTCTGACTTGGCCCGTCAAACTGCCAAGTTTGTGCCATGTGAAATGTTTAAAACGCGAGATCAAAATGACGAGATGGTCATATTGTACACATTCCTCACAAAAGGCATAGATTTTGAggatattaaatacataaaaatgaGTTATAGTGAGCATTTGCAAAAGGAACCATACGCgtaagtgttttttttttaattgtttttagcACGAATAATCAGAactactcattttcaatttcagtaCCTTTTTAAACAATACTCATTGGGTCAATCATTGTAGTACGGACAGAGCATTCTGGCCACCTCCAAACAAGAAACGTCGGAAAGAAGACGAACTAATGCGCCACAAAACTGGATGTGCTCGTACTGAAGGCTTCTATAAGTTGGACGTACGAGAAAAAGCTAAACACAAATATCATCATACTAAGGCAAACACATATGATTCTCAAAATGATGATCGTTGCGACGAGCCAACGGCGTTAACGAATCATCACCACAACAAATTGATATCAAAAATGCAAGGAATTTCACGTGAAGCACGCTCAAATCAAAGACGTCTATTGACGGCTTTTGGATCAATGGGCGAGTCTGAGCTGTTAAAATTCAATCAACTAAAATTCCgtaaaaaacaacttaaatttGCCAAATCGGCTATTCATGACTGGGGATTATTTGCCATGGAACCGATAGCTGCTGATGAAATGGTCATTGAATACGTAGGACAAATGATTCGTCCAGTTGTTGCTGATCTTAGAGAGACCAAATACGAAGCGATTGGCATTGGCAGTTCATATTTATTCCGAATCGATATGGAAACTATTATCGATGCCACAAAATGCGGAAATTTAGCAAGATTTATAAATCACAGCTGCAATGTAAGTATCCGGCATACtcatcaaatcaaaaataatctaattgccaacattttttttgttttggatttcAGCCAAACTGTTACGCTAAAGTCATTACTATAGAgtctgaaaaaaaaatagttatatATTCAAAGCAACCCATTGGAATCAATGAAGAAATTACGTATGACTACAAATTTCCATTGGAGGAGGAAAAAATCCCTTGTTTATGTGGTGCTCAAGGCTGTAGGGGTACACTTAACTAAGACTAATTACAGAGTGTATAAGTCATTTTGTTGGTtgcgatattattattaaatatgtaccattacatataatacaatttcttttttttaaaaaagtaaatgaaaatttgtgtATCTAATTCACTACCCCAAGAACTAAACGATTCACTTCGTCGAAATAGTGTATCACTTTTATTTGTAATGCTTCGTtcacaatataataattttttcgGTCCtttccaaatatttattgtaatagTATTCCTTGTGGCTTGTACATATACTAAtatagattattattatatattaaaatgtataatttaccATAAAATGCCCATTATCTGTATATtgttaagttaaataaaacaaattctgTACATTATTTCTATACAAAATCaatattcttatattattattttttaactgCAAGTTACAGAGATTCATTTACgacattacattttttatttattcaaaatttgcaGCTGCACGCATGGGTACCAAACGTTAGTGTCGCATATAAGACTAGCa
Coding sequences:
- the LOC133835755 gene encoding cytochrome b-c1 complex subunit 6, mitochondrial isoform X1; its protein translation is MLLSGNATSIRSVVVASQLLFTKADKKMAFWKSFGLPVVRADDEEAELVDPQSALRESCQTKGHIESLYNKYQECNDRVNGRSKTTETCVEELFDYVAELDHCVAHSLFSKLK
- the LOC133835755 gene encoding cytochrome b-c1 complex subunit 6, mitochondrial isoform X2 gives rise to the protein MAFWKSFGLPVVRADDEEAELVDPQSALRESCQTKGHIESLYNKYQECNDRVNGRSKTTETCVEELFDYVAELDHCVAHSLFSKLK
- the LOC133835751 gene encoding histone-lysine N-methyltransferase SETD1, which gives rise to MESSNNTLYFTNGEREREPTSGDQQAQVSIQGYRDAGGTGFQTRMHRNFKLLADPQLLKCGSKLYRYDGMVPGDPTYPTITPRDPRNPLIRIRAKPVEPIMLIVPRFVIDADYVGQPPAIEVTVINLNDNIDKQFLSSLLDKCGSTDEIIIYHHPTTNKHLGIARIVFESTKGARQFVEKYNQKSVMGKILNVFCDPFGAILKKSIENLTNPPNNQTRSHIDATQAVLSSKDLEYVEKNDANVICGSSYNAFKRNDGFAGEIDGDQRHRDRERERLFNDRTLHSVDRAYDRERVIRTANKYSSSSRHGRHFFARRSRERSPESSNGRERLYKRDKERDRERERDARTYDYSRSKGRDKFRDHNRSRDRSRDRMRERRDHRLSSSKECDYRERDRDRSFAIDGEKDRNKRYASSEFTEDTNSAYKNQHYYSSISASNSIASDNYGYSQYCFALPDNNQSWTSSMTMRRWPLAPQPDSNPAPPPPPPPEEEENWDEPLPQPSQALSFSFHTKENSYSSESDVIKSMSPKRLNNSATTHNQETLGESDVNTENVDLDTRIALIFKGKTFGNAPPFLQMDSSDSETDKTKVEEQIEAVESQQCDSNSSHTNTKKIFEKNVMVLQNGASDISSDDDILIKKDIVVVKTLIHKSEGNVDNNDDNMSLSSLSSHEDTTKKPTEEPTNQQNTKVMLAVGYTETNSNQNNCSYYHHSAYGGYGHYPTASGLTGKYFSNTAAYMQSSSYLPGVVSTADAFHLDPYVQTYGYTHPDQNDEFKQNVKKVTNFIVEELKQILKRDVNKRMIEMTAFKNFESWWDDKTEKARSKLLPTTTGAADSVTPSITNNQLDTRVANEKPPNINTIINNTQREIQDYQSFSSIGIRAAMPKLPSFRRVPKHPSPVPDKLERDLSDQEEMVQRSDSEKEDSNIGNSDAQNMNLKGRTLQRNSNKLRLSQSSIRLKRKGSASSFFSSSTSSSSNSDAENDVDEIAGGTEIDKSSDDESFDDDFPSLSHSNERDKLSKKRIQNLKNVDGNLQNDYSDSDEDNNQPNNRIQTAKRSRMKKIDIYSDTDDDENDPNTEKLRLITSVSNVMSAIPSDLEDISKDSCFGIDEIAIASKTDDKIDNEFRRSPAPVPPPDYNEETVPNSNAISAQAQKPLFEYDRIYSDSEEEREYQEKRRRNTEYMAQIEREFLEEQKKNAKDQNPPSLSMDLKLEVDMKMSSMEMPPTPDISKLPPTPGAKLKIDLEDDVLTIYTKKLRDTDTDKNCDSLCRQDHIRNAELDGENGTKDLNSAQSKSLQHINGKQSPASSSDSGSSQASQASQVALEHCYSLPPQAQTDSARNVEAKIKKAEVTAHISRPGPGRPRKDSARAQKKRKEITGRQTNKKVDTDGSMKTTLSDLARQTAKFVPCEMFKTRDQNDEMVILYTFLTKGIDFEDIKYIKMSYSEHLQKEPYATFLNNTHWVNHCSTDRAFWPPPNKKRRKEDELMRHKTGCARTEGFYKLDVREKAKHKYHHTKANTYDSQNDDRCDEPTALTNHHHNKLISKMQGISREARSNQRRLLTAFGSMGESELLKFNQLKFRKKQLKFAKSAIHDWGLFAMEPIAADEMVIEYVGQMIRPVVADLRETKYEAIGIGSSYLFRIDMETIIDATKCGNLARFINHSCNPNCYAKVITIESEKKIVIYSKQPIGINEEITYDYKFPLEEEKIPCLCGAQGCRGTLN